From the genome of Medicago truncatula cultivar Jemalong A17 chromosome 2, MtrunA17r5.0-ANR, whole genome shotgun sequence:
gttacaaaatttgttcaatcttttaaatcatattttctctctcatctaaaaaaaatatattttttgagaagctgcttttaacagcttctcatttgaagcagtttttagatattttttagattctgattttttaaaaaatttgtaacaaacggatgcaaaaatcttaaaagtgattattttcttaaaaaaagtggtttttttttcttaaaaaagctataacaaacgggctctAAATAAgttatagggttaaatatattttattcatgtttagtcccaaaaaaaacttattcagtttttttcccttttatagGGACTATTTTGGATAACTAAAagtaactatttaaaaaaaataaaatcaaaatagggaCTATTTGTACAAACTACAATATTATTCAAgactaaaattaccattaaaattttatagaggtGTAGAAAAGAGACGTTGTCacattgccagcacatcaaaatagagttgTTCGAAGCTTTggtcaatcaccaatgatctttttccTGAAATGGTTATTGACCtctgaaggatcaatttcaaatccattctatgtatgtaggaacattgttgcaggcagcgctgttatccttgtcttgtagcagagacacaaactgagtagtggagatagtggttgtacacttcgtacaattgtactttgtcaacgctcttcaaagatcaagcatccaatgccttcaaatcctttcaaaatagtcgttgcttcattcttccagtcttctgcaatgcttagacgagattaaatccattgaacaacctttgaagctttaattcttgcatctcctgatgaactacaACTTCTGATAttcttcagcttctgatgagatgcttctgacgaacttgcttctgatgacgtcatcacttcaggagcactttgacTTCgggagcacttctcttcagatgcttcaagcttcctttttgttgattcaattgctctctattgttcttccagaacctaataaagatatcaaatttttgtctaaagtcctgtacacttgaacaattattagcatatccaattgacaatttttaataccttgtaaTCATCAAAACTCTAAAAGGGTAATGTTAAGAACATTTTGTTCCAACGGACCACCTACCTTATtcgtatggatgggtagacggcGTGCATGACTAGTTTGCTTTGCTTTGGTGAGTTTCATGAGGATAACTTAGATGCTACCTCGTTTACTGCTTTTGGTGTTTTAGACTTTAAGGCTCTTATTACAGGTCGGTCTTGATGTTATCTTTATTATGTCTGTTGGagatttttaataccttgttttTAATATGGATGAATGTTGAGATGATTTATTTAAATGTCAATGTAATGACGTTTTTATTCCGCATCGATCTTTTGAGAAATCTGTTTATTCATGCTTGATGAATTATTGAAGAAGTAACATCGAAATTCTTTATACGATTGTATCATTAGCGTAATTTATCGCTTTTAAagtttagggtgttacatgTCTCACCTTCATAAACTCTTATGAAGAATCCTATCTATCCGAGGTGGAACTAAATCTACCGAGTGTTGGCTATTAACACATAGTCCACACAAGTATGCATTTTGGTCCTTCTGGATAGTTTTGTCAATGTTTTTGATGGAGTTAATGTCATAGACTAAAGTGACAAAAAGAACGAGTAACATATGATTTGATAGGGTTTTCAATTGAGTGATGAACTAATATCAACAAGTTAAACTACTAAGAATGACAATGGTGGTTTCCCTAATTTCAATCTTTATCAATTATCCTCTGCAAGAATTATATCTCCTCATTGATAGAAGCCAAAAATCATAGAAGGTCGCCTTGATAGTAGAAGCGACTGCCACTCAAAGTAATCTCAAATATCTCTTATATCACCTCTGCAAGAATTATATCTACTCATTTgacatttataaatttaaaaaaaaattggtaaaggTTAAGTCTTTTGATTTGTTAGAATTAATGAGTGTTTGTTATGAGATATGTATGCAAATATCTCTTATACCATATTAGATACTTGGACCATTCTTGAATCGTATATTTACATGGCCGGGCCATGCATTCTTTCATTTTGCTCTCTGCCTTCCTCGAAACATCGATAGTGTATGCAAATGTGAAATGCATGGGGGTGTCATTTATTAACTTAAGTGATacaaattatcattttaaaaccaattCCTGTGGGAATTTGGactttttatcttaaaatttcaatttgaaatttattatcatgaatttgatattggttatcttgaattaaattttaatttttcataattaaaataaattatatcagtCCAAACATTTCAAAGTTAAGTAGGATATAGTATTAATAGAttaacatttaaaatatgtatcttgaatttaaaatcaattttttttaatgtaaggGTCCGTTTTttacggattaaaataaaagtgattttcacataaaataatttagagattttgtgaaaaataagaatctagtttgtttggatacaattatataaacatgattttttgttacaaaattagttcaatcttttaaatcatattttctctctcctctaaaaaaaatatattttttgagaagttgCTCTTAatagcttctcatttgaagctttttttagattttttttttagattctgtTTTTGGATAACTAAAagtaactatttaaaaaaaaaatcaaaatagggACTATTTGTACAAACTATAATATTATTCAAgactaaaattaccattaaaattttatagagactaaaattaaaaacttcTGAATTTTTAGATactaaacatatttaaccctaaatatattaagaaaatgagaaaattaaattttgaagcttaatcaaaattttaaattatacatTTTGAAACGTGTTTAGTGGAATGAGCCTTGACTAGCAATTCCTATAATTATTTCAATTAACTCTTGCACATACTTCTCTTTATATATCTAATCAAGTCTCAAAGCTACACACATCCAAAGCTACACATACAGTGTGCACTAAACGGTATTCTTGACTTACCGTTTCCCATAATAATACGATATTCCCCAATagcaaaatgaatttttttatgatgctTCTTCTCTGTTTTGCTAGCCAAATGTCGGTGTATTTCATGCCAATGGCAACAATCGCACTTTCTTTGAATTCAAAGACTGATAAGCTGGCTTTGCTTGCTTTGAAGGAAAAGCTTACAAATGGTGTACCATATTATTTGCCATCATGGAATGAGTCTCTACATTTCTGTGAATGGGAAGGGATTACATGTGGTCGTCGTCACATGAGAGTCACTGCCTTGCATTTGGAAAATCAAACATTTGGTGGCACTCTTGGATCATCCTTGGGAAATTTAACATTTCTTCAAAAGCTCAGCCTTTCAAATGTCAACTTGCATGGTGAAATTCCAACACAAGTTGGTCTTTTGAAACGATTGCGAGTTCTTCTCTTTGGAAACAACAATCTTCAAGGAGAGATTCCCATAGAGCTCACTAACTGCACAAATATCAAGGTAATTGATTTACCTTTCAATAAACTCATTGGAAGAGTTCCTGCATACTTTGGGTCAATGATGCAACTTACTTGGTTGTCTCTTGGTCACAATAATCTAGTTGGTACTATTCCATCTTCCCTAGGAAATCTTTCATCACTCGAAAAGCTTTCATTTCGACAAAATCACTTGGAAGGAAGCATACCATATTCTTTGGGTAGGTTGTCAGTTTTGACATGGCTGTCTCTAGGTGTAAATAATTTGTCAGGTGAAATCCCTCATTCTCTCTACAACCTATCAAATATTCAAATGTTTTCTATTGATTCAAACAAGTTATTTGGTAGTATTCAATCAAATATAGATCTCGTTTTTCCCAATCTTGAACGATTCTTTATAGGATCTAACCAAATTAGCGCAACTTTTCCGTCTTCAATATCCAACCTCACTGGATTGCAAGTGTTTGATAAATCATCTAATAATATTAATGGACCATTACCTCTTACTTTGGGTCGATTAAATAAACTTGAGTGGTTGAATATTGGAGGTAATTATCTTGGGAGTGGAGGATCTCATGATTTTGATTTCCTTCCATTGTTAACAAATTGTACCCAATTGTCAAGGATCTATCTTTATGACAATAATTTCGGTGGTGTGTTGCCGAATCTTATAGGAAACTTTTCAACTAATCTTCAATTTCTTCATATGGAGTATAATCAAATATATGGAGTGATCCCGAAAACAATTGGACAACTAATTGGTTTAGTTGCCTTAACCATTAGTTATAATTTACTTGAGGGAGCAATTCCAGATTCAATTGGAAAGCTTAAGAATCTAGGATCATTGGCTTTGGATGATAACAAATTCATCGGTAACATTCCATTAGTCATTGGCAATCTTACTTTTTTGAATGGAATATATCTATCTAACAATAAATTCGAAGGAAGCATTCCATTTACCATAAGAAATTGCACCAAATTGCAGGGATTATATTTTAATAGTAACAAATTGAGTGGTGATATACTCAATCAAACATTTGGCTATCTAGatgctttaatattttttgactTGTCTAACAACTTATTGACCGGCCCCATTCCTTCAGAATTTGGTAACTTGAAGCAACTTTCTCAATTGGATCTAAGCTTGAATAAGTTGTCTGGTGAAATTCCTAAGGATTTAGCTTCTTGCATAGCATTGACAGAACTTTGGTTGGGAGGAAACTTCTTCCATGGAGCTATACCTTTGTTCTTCGGTTCCTCTTTAAGGTCCCTTGAAAAATTAAACCTTTCTGAAAATAATTTCTCAGGCATCATCCCCTCTGAACTAGAAAATCTAACATATTTGA
Proteins encoded in this window:
- the LOC25487145 gene encoding probable LRR receptor-like serine/threonine-protein kinase At3g47570, with protein sequence MSVYFMPMATIALSLNSKTDKLALLALKEKLTNGVPYYLPSWNESLHFCEWEGITCGRRHMRVTALHLENQTFGGTLGSSLGNLTFLQKLSLSNVNLHGEIPTQVGLLKRLRVLLFGNNNLQGEIPIELTNCTNIKVIDLPFNKLIGRVPAYFGSMMQLTWLSLGHNNLVGTIPSSLGNLSSLEKLSFRQNHLEGSIPYSLGRLSVLTWLSLGVNNLSGEIPHSLYNLSNIQMFSIDSNKLFGSIQSNIDLVFPNLERFFIGSNQISATFPSSISNLTGLQVFDKSSNNINGPLPLTLGRLNKLEWLNIGGNYLGSGGSHDFDFLPLLTNCTQLSRIYLYDNNFGGVLPNLIGNFSTNLQFLHMEYNQIYGVIPKTIGQLIGLVALTISYNLLEGAIPDSIGKLKNLGSLALDDNKFIGNIPLVIGNLTFLNGIYLSNNKFEGSIPFTIRNCTKLQGLYFNSNKLSGDILNQTFGYLDALIFFDLSNNLLTGPIPSEFGNLKQLSQLDLSLNKLSGEIPKDLASCIALTELWLGGNFFHGAIPLFFGSSLRSLEKLNLSENNFSGIIPSELENLTYLNSLDLSFNNLYGEFPKGGVFSNVSAILLTGNKNLCGGISPLKLPPCFKVPSKKHKNPFKRKLIIGSVVGGVLISFAVLIILYFLARKSKRLPTLPSSKNGNFRVTYGEIHEATNGFSSSNLVGTGSFASVYKGSLLYFERPIVVKVLNLQARGATKSFTAECKALGKMKHRNLVKILTCCSSVDYKGDEFKAIVFEFMPKGSLEKLLHDNEESGIHNLSLTQRVDIALDVAHALDYLHNGTENVVVHCDVKPNNVLLDDDMVAHLGDFGLARLIHGATAYSSVDQVNSSTIKGTIGYVPPEYGAGGQVSPHGDIYSYGILLLEMLTGKRPTNSMSSIRNVPDGIFEIVDSHLLLPFAEDETGIVENKIRNCLVMFAIIGVACSEEFPSYRMPIKDVIAKLNEIKSMFPCEDPLLVFTRKYD